In a genomic window of Paraburkholderia acidiphila:
- a CDS encoding carboxymuconolactone decarboxylase family protein, producing MLSAIDGSGGERVIDALADIAPDFAQYLLEFPFGDIYARPGLDLRSREIATIAALTAIGHAQPQLKVHIAAGLNVGLTREEIVETIMQMAVYAGFPAALNGLFAAREVFAREA from the coding sequence ATGCTCTCGGCGATTGACGGCAGCGGCGGCGAGCGCGTGATCGACGCGCTTGCCGATATCGCGCCGGACTTCGCGCAGTACTTGCTGGAATTTCCGTTTGGCGACATCTACGCGCGGCCGGGTCTCGACTTGCGCTCGCGCGAGATTGCCACCATCGCGGCGCTCACGGCCATTGGCCACGCGCAGCCGCAGCTCAAGGTCCATATCGCGGCGGGCCTGAACGTGGGGCTCACGCGCGAAGAGATCGTCGAGACGATCATGCAGATGGCCGTGTACGCGGGCTTTCCCGCGGCGCTCAACGGCCTCTTCGCCGCGCGCGAGGTGTTCGCCCGCGAGGCTTGA
- a CDS encoding MerR family transcriptional regulator has translation MPKAGIPRLFCLCFHDAMPPRQKKLDLECTRSPTIQNVDEEKRMKIGELAARTGLTAHTIRYYERIGLIPYAVRDETGQRAYDRSVLEWIGFLGRLKTTGMPIQGMLRYAQLRAAGKATERERGELLAAHREAVRAQVAELQACLLVLDNKIEGYSHAMQRNENARNDKSDQRLPAGKPSRKRQAHALGD, from the coding sequence GTGCCGAAGGCGGGGATACCCCGCCTTTTTTGTTTATGCTTCCACGATGCGATGCCCCCGCGCCAAAAAAAGCTTGACCTGGAGTGCACTCGAAGTCCCACCATTCAGAACGTCGATGAGGAGAAGCGCATGAAGATTGGTGAACTGGCCGCGCGCACGGGCCTTACGGCTCATACGATCCGCTACTACGAACGGATCGGGCTGATTCCCTACGCGGTCCGCGACGAAACGGGCCAGCGCGCTTACGACCGCTCGGTGCTCGAATGGATCGGCTTTCTGGGCCGTCTGAAAACCACGGGCATGCCGATCCAGGGCATGTTGCGCTACGCGCAATTGCGCGCGGCCGGCAAGGCAACCGAGCGCGAGCGCGGCGAATTGCTGGCGGCGCATCGCGAAGCGGTGCGTGCGCAGGTGGCCGAACTCCAGGCGTGTCTTCTCGTCCTCGACAACAAGATCGAAGGTTATTCCCACGCCATGCAAAGGAACGAGAATGCACGAAACGACAAATCAGACCAGCGTCTTCCAGCAGGAAAGCCGTCTCGCAAGAGGCAAGCGCATGCTCTCGGCGATTGA